In a single window of the Candidatus Binataceae bacterium genome:
- a CDS encoding MFS transporter, which produces MSAERGRAYTVLISLTIAEIFLFGPSISTLGVFFNPLIRQFGWSHAQVSELASSCELLLGLVSVLAGYLLDRFDAGLIVAAGAALAGSGFVAAARCSSLSAMVLCYAMIGAGTALATHVPMAVVAANWFSHRFALAIGILTAGMSLGLAMAPRLATGVVLHAGWRVAMTTVGLPMLFVAAPIGLFLVRSTPAGFRVWPDSFGRRAAHPSSTQAGSIPNAALPGLEVGAALRTFSFWLLVAVNYFYMAGVGAVYFHTIPYLISVGYAATTAAAIFGAKAFLLGPGSILMGAVSDRCGTKPTLLVGFILIAGGVIALLMARHLSFGIAPVVAYVLLWGIFMGTNVVLPVMLAQSQGRRSYGTLMGIVTLAGSFGQGCGPYAVGKLLDLSHSYVLGFELAAGAFVFSGLLGMLVFPAAGHDRIPAPAWTGLAVGEGRIGSV; this is translated from the coding sequence ATGTCAGCCGAGCGAGGGCGCGCCTATACCGTGCTGATCAGCCTGACGATTGCGGAAATTTTTCTCTTCGGTCCCAGCATCAGCACCCTCGGGGTCTTTTTCAATCCTCTCATCCGTCAGTTTGGCTGGTCCCATGCCCAGGTCTCCGAATTGGCCAGCTCCTGCGAATTGCTGTTGGGTTTAGTGTCCGTGCTGGCCGGCTATCTGCTTGATCGCTTCGACGCCGGCCTGATCGTGGCAGCCGGCGCGGCCTTGGCCGGCAGCGGCTTCGTGGCTGCGGCCCGCTGCAGCTCACTGTCCGCGATGGTGTTGTGCTATGCCATGATCGGTGCTGGAACCGCGCTTGCCACTCACGTCCCGATGGCAGTGGTGGCGGCCAACTGGTTCTCCCATCGCTTCGCCCTGGCGATCGGTATCCTGACCGCCGGCATGTCGCTTGGCCTCGCCATGGCGCCACGGCTCGCCACCGGCGTTGTGCTTCATGCCGGATGGCGGGTAGCGATGACCACGGTGGGTTTGCCGATGCTTTTTGTTGCCGCACCGATCGGTTTGTTCCTGGTCAGGAGCACCCCCGCCGGTTTTCGCGTATGGCCCGACTCCTTCGGCCGACGGGCGGCCCACCCCTCATCGACCCAAGCCGGCTCAATTCCTAATGCTGCTCTGCCCGGCCTCGAGGTCGGTGCGGCGCTGCGCACGTTCAGCTTCTGGTTGCTGGTGGCGGTAAACTATTTCTACATGGCGGGCGTCGGCGCGGTTTATTTCCATACCATCCCATATCTCATCAGTGTCGGCTACGCGGCAACCACCGCGGCGGCGATCTTCGGAGCCAAGGCTTTTCTGCTTGGCCCTGGATCAATCCTGATGGGCGCTGTCAGCGATCGTTGTGGAACCAAGCCGACGTTGCTCGTCGGCTTTATTCTGATTGCCGGCGGCGTAATCGCGCTTTTGATGGCGCGCCATTTGTCATTTGGAATAGCTCCGGTGGTCGCCTACGTCCTGCTCTGGGGCATCTTCATGGGAACCAACGTGGTGTTGCCGGTGATGCTGGCGCAAAGCCAGGGGCGTCGAAGCTACGGCACGCTGATGGGAATCGTGACCCTGGCCGGGTCATTCGGCCAGGGTTGTGGCCCCTACGCCGTGGGCAAGCTGCTGGATCTCAGCCACAGTTATGTGCTGGGTTTCGAGTTGGCCGCGGGTGCCTTCGTATTCAGCGGATTGTTGGGGATGCTGGTCTTTCCGGCCGCTGGACACGACCGGATTCCGGCGCCGGCGTGGACTGGCTTGGCGGTGGGGGAGGGGCGAATCGGCTCCGTTTAG